One Bacteroidota bacterium genomic region harbors:
- a CDS encoding NAD(P)/FAD-dependent oxidoreductase: MSIQKYDSIVVGGGIAGLTSAVYLARAGQKVLLIEKNKELGGLVNTFQRNGFKFEAGVRALEDAGIIFTMLKDLDIELEVVKSPVSIGIENEVLNIKDLNSLHEYKNLLIKLFPENEAEIIKLLKVIRKIMKHMDVLYGVENPAFKDLKRDKAYLFRQLLPWLPKFIFTVGKINRMNMPIEGYLKTIITNPSLIDVISQHFFKNTPTFFALSYFSLYLDYFYPVGGVGQLAKALENKIRECNGEIITENKVIEILADECTVNVENGEAYGYESLIWAADIKTLYGITNTAGLPLKIIDDFSKLKSQMQKTRGGDSVFSLYLELDEPLESFRKIAHGHFFYTPSKLGLGETHWGELSNLIENWKNITREELMLWLDKFTKLNTYEISIPGLKDPNLVPPGKTGMIISFLAEYNLFERVEKNGWYKEFKTELENRMINVLTDSIYPMLKQKVIGQFSFSPLSIKNRVGSSEGAITGWSFENPIPVVHKMQFSDRSVLTPIPSIFQAGQWVFSPAGVPMSILTGKLAADRILKNFRN, from the coding sequence ATGAGTATACAGAAATACGATAGCATCGTGGTTGGTGGTGGCATTGCAGGATTAACTTCTGCAGTATATCTGGCGCGTGCCGGGCAAAAAGTTTTGCTTATTGAAAAAAATAAAGAACTAGGTGGCTTAGTAAATACTTTTCAACGAAATGGTTTTAAATTTGAAGCTGGCGTGAGAGCGTTGGAAGACGCAGGTATAATTTTCACAATGTTGAAAGATTTGGATATTGAACTTGAGGTGGTGAAAAGTCCGGTTTCAATTGGTATTGAAAACGAAGTACTAAACATCAAAGATTTAAATAGTTTACACGAATACAAAAACCTGCTCATAAAATTATTTCCGGAAAATGAAGCTGAGATCATAAAGCTTTTAAAAGTTATTCGAAAAATAATGAAACACATGGATGTTTTGTATGGAGTTGAAAACCCAGCTTTTAAAGACTTGAAACGTGATAAAGCCTACCTTTTTAGACAGCTCCTACCATGGTTGCCCAAGTTTATTTTTACGGTTGGAAAAATAAACCGAATGAATATGCCAATTGAGGGCTACCTTAAAACAATTATAACAAATCCTTCACTTATTGATGTTATTTCTCAGCATTTCTTTAAGAATACACCTACTTTTTTTGCTCTTAGTTATTTTTCCTTGTATCTCGATTATTTCTATCCGGTTGGGGGAGTGGGACAACTGGCTAAAGCTCTTGAAAATAAAATAAGAGAATGTAATGGTGAAATAATAACAGAAAACAAAGTTATTGAAATACTTGCCGATGAGTGCACTGTAAATGTTGAGAATGGGGAGGCATATGGATACGAAAGTCTTATTTGGGCAGCAGATATCAAAACACTTTATGGTATTACGAATACGGCAGGATTGCCTCTTAAAATTATAGATGATTTTTCAAAGCTGAAATCTCAAATGCAGAAAACACGTGGTGGAGATTCGGTCTTTAGTTTATATCTGGAATTAGATGAACCTTTGGAGAGTTTCAGAAAGATTGCCCATGGACATTTTTTCTATACGCCATCAAAATTGGGATTAGGAGAAACACATTGGGGTGAACTAAGTAATTTGATTGAAAATTGGAAAAATATAACAAGAGAAGAGCTCATGTTATGGTTAGACAAATTTACCAAGCTTAATACCTATGAAATATCTATTCCAGGATTAAAAGACCCCAATTTAGTACCTCCCGGGAAGACCGGTATGATTATCAGTTTCCTTGCAGAGTATAATTTGTTTGAGAGGGTAGAAAAAAATGGCTGGTATAAGGAATTTAAAACGGAACTGGAAAATCGCATGATTAATGTTCTTACAGATTCAATTTATCCAATGCTAAAACAAAAAGTTATTGGGCAATTTTCATTTTCCCCATTAAGCATAAAAAACAGGGTGGGTAGTTCTGAAGGTGCCATCACAGGTTGGTCGTTTGAAAACCCCATTCCAGTTGTACATAAAATGCAATTCTCCGACCGTTCAGTATTGACTCCAATACCTTCAATCTTTCAAGCCGGACAATGGGTGTTTAGTCCTGCAGGTGTGCCTATGTCAATTTTGACAGGGAAGTTAGCTGCAGACAGAATTTTAAAGAATTTCAGAAATTAA
- a CDS encoding PorT family protein, with the protein MKKSLFALFILFILLSKFSTAQTGLEFGFKAGMNIATQYGINQPNIPYDVDSDARYGFTTGIILSFPITDVFSVQQEFLYTAKGSRQQVTMTQPPISTYSEYNINYFELPIIFRYNFVNIGNAKIFGSSGFALSMLLSGKYSVDGVIDMGQVQVPFSESGNTDGLDTFDYSFIYGLGMEFNLFNQKCFFDYRQTIGWNTLMMPSSEGGEPVPLRNQTYTFALGIFL; encoded by the coding sequence ATGAAAAAATCTCTCTTTGCATTATTTATTCTTTTTATTTTATTATCTAAATTTTCAACTGCCCAAACTGGTCTAGAATTCGGATTTAAAGCTGGTATGAATATTGCCACACAGTATGGGATCAATCAACCAAATATTCCTTATGATGTTGACTCCGACGCAAGATATGGATTTACCACTGGAATTATTCTTAGCTTTCCAATTACAGATGTATTTAGTGTACAACAGGAATTTCTTTATACAGCTAAGGGCTCACGGCAACAAGTTACAATGACCCAACCCCCAATAAGTACCTATTCAGAATACAATATAAATTATTTTGAACTCCCAATTATTTTTCGTTACAACTTTGTAAACATTGGCAATGCTAAAATATTCGGAAGCAGTGGATTTGCTCTTTCCATGTTACTCAGCGGAAAATACAGCGTAGATGGAGTTATAGATATGGGCCAGGTTCAGGTGCCTTTTTCTGAGTCTGGAAATACTGATGGATTAGACACCTTTGACTATAGTTTTATTTATGGGTTAGGTATGGAGTTTAACCTATTTAATCAAAAATGTTTTTTCGATTATCGTCAAACTATTGGATGGAATACATTAATGATGCCATCTTCAGAAGGAGGCGAACCTGTGCCGTTACGCAATCAGACTTATACTTTTGCATTGGGTATATTTCTTTAA
- a CDS encoding SDR family NAD(P)-dependent oxidoreductase, with amino-acid sequence MTKNKKFWKYFKEYQWSNVYAMIKNNRLAPKICTEDFLGKLVVITGATSGIGKVTAQKYAAHGANLLCINRNKEKSETLHRETEKKFGVKCDYKIADLSKLEDIHRVANELLELETPIDVIIHNAGVYLTKRELTSDGLEKVFVVHHLSSFIINYVLMKKLKAQENARIILVNSEGHRFAAWGLKIDDLNWDRRSYSGLKSYGSAKLAQLLSMLIFKEHTKDSGLIINAMHPGAVKTETGQDNGPIYRWFKRNFFDKALKSADISAEALYYLGVSKDLENISGKFFNLTTEEEPAPPALDYEVAKELWVKSLELSKINID; translated from the coding sequence ATGACGAAGAACAAAAAATTCTGGAAATACTTTAAAGAGTATCAGTGGTCTAATGTGTATGCGATGATAAAAAACAATCGTTTAGCCCCTAAAATTTGCACAGAGGATTTTTTGGGTAAACTTGTTGTAATAACCGGTGCCACATCGGGTATAGGGAAAGTAACAGCCCAAAAATATGCTGCTCATGGTGCAAACCTGCTATGTATAAATCGAAATAAAGAGAAATCAGAGACTTTACATCGGGAAACTGAAAAAAAATTTGGGGTTAAATGTGATTACAAGATTGCGGATTTGAGCAAACTGGAAGATATTCATCGGGTTGCAAATGAACTGTTAGAACTTGAAACTCCGATTGATGTCATCATTCATAATGCAGGGGTTTATCTTACAAAAAGAGAGCTGACTTCTGATGGGCTTGAAAAGGTATTTGTCGTTCACCATCTTTCATCATTTATTATCAATTATGTGTTGATGAAAAAGCTCAAAGCTCAGGAAAATGCCAGAATCATCCTAGTTAATTCTGAAGGACACAGGTTTGCTGCCTGGGGACTAAAAATAGATGATCTTAACTGGGACAGAAGATCATATTCTGGGCTGAAGAGTTATGGCTCAGCTAAATTAGCCCAATTATTATCCATGCTAATTTTTAAGGAGCATACCAAAGATTCTGGATTAATCATAAATGCGATGCATCCCGGAGCTGTCAAAACTGAGACTGGGCAGGATAATGGTCCCATTTACCGATGGTTTAAACGAAATTTTTTCGACAAAGCATTAAAATCGGCTGATATTTCTGCTGAAGCTCTTTATTATCTTGGTGTTTCAAAAGACCTTGAAAACATAAGTGGTAAATTTTTCAACTTAACGACTGAAGAAGAGCCTGCACCGCCGGCGTTAGATTATGAAGTAGCAAAAGAACTTTGGGTAAAAAGCCTGGAACTGAGCAAAATTAATATTGATTAA